One genomic region from Syngnathus typhle isolate RoL2023-S1 ecotype Sweden linkage group LG17, RoL_Styp_1.0, whole genome shotgun sequence encodes:
- the mif4gdb gene encoding MIF4G domain-containing protein B, with product MENSPEDYRIQSFDLETQMLLKTALKDPGSVNLEKVSNIIVDQSLKDQVFSKEAGRICYTIAQAEAKQNNGSVFRRNLLNRLQQEFREREGIRARSLQEWICFVTFICNIYDYLKVNNMPMVPLVNPVYDCLTRLAQPDALMNEEEVDCLVLQLHRIGEQLEKANSQRMDELFYLLRDGFLLQEGLASMARLLLLEILEFRAGGWVLSGTAHRYYYSEIAD from the exons ATGGAAAACTCTCCTGAGGACTACAGAATCCAATCGTTTGACCTAGAAACGCAAATGTTGCTCAAAACAGCCTTGAAAG ATCCAGGGTCAGTGAATCTGGAGAAGGTGTCCAACATCATCGTGGATCAGTCGCTGAAGGACCAAGTGTTCAGCAAGGAGGCAGGACGTATCTGCTACACAATTGCACAG GCGGAGGCCAAGCAGAACAACGGCAGCGTGTTCAGGAGGAACTTACTGAACAGGCTCCAGCAGGAGTTCAGGGAACGCGAGGGGATCCGAGCTCGTTCCCTGCAGGAGTGGATCTGCTTCGTCACCTTCATCTGCAACATCTACGACTACCTCAAA GTGAACAACATGCCCATGGTGCCACTGGTCAACCCCGTTTACGACTGTCTGACGAGGCTGGCGCAACCCGACGCTTTGATGAATGAGGAAGAG GTGGACTGTCTTGTTCTGCAGCTCCATCGCATCGGGGAGCAGCTGGAAAAGGCCAACAGCCAGCGCATGGATGAACTTTTCTACCTGCTGcgcgacggcttcctgctccaGGAGGGCCTCGCCTCCATGGCCCGCTTGCTGTTGCTGGAGATCCTGGAATTTAGGGCGGGGGGCTGGGTGCTCAGTGGCACGGCGCACAGATACTACTACAGCGAAATTGCAGACTGA